Below is a genomic region from Pseudomonadota bacterium.
CGCTTTTGGAGACATGCAGGTTTTTAGTTTTCATCCTAATAAAAATATAACAACGATTGAAGGAGGTGCTCTTAGTCTTCACCATGATCGCTTCTTAAAAAAACTCTCCACAGCTCGGTTTCATGGTATTGACAGAGATATTTGGGATCGATTTACAAAAAAAGGTTCTCAACATTACGACGTTGTTGAACCTGCTTTAAAATTTAACATGTCAGATGTCCAAGCAGGAATTGGTATTCATCAACTTAAAAAACTTGAAAATTTTATCGATCAGCGCGCAAAGCTTGCAACACGATATCTTGAAAAATTGAACGCCTGGCCAGAACTTATTCTTCCCCCCCATCTTCAAAACTTTGAGCATAAACATTCATGGCACCTTTTTGCTCCTTGCCTTAATATAGAATATGTCGGATTCTCAAGAGACGACCTTATTCAAAAAATGAAAGATCTTGGTATTGGGATTGGACTTCATTATGATGCCCCTCATCTTTTTACCTATTATCAAAAAAACTTTGGCTATAAAGTGGGTGACTTCCCGAATTCTGAGTGGGTTTCTGAGAGAATCTTTAGTCTTCCTCTTTTTCCTCTTATGAGTGAGGAAGATCAAGATCGCGTTATTGAAAGCCTTTCTATTATTTTTAACAAAAACATTTGATAGGGAACTATGCATTATGACAAAAATTCTTTCTGATAAGCCCTTAAAAAAAAGTACAAAGACAAAACTTTCTTCTGAAAGAACGCCTTTTAAGCCAGAGATTTCAATTGTAGTTCCTATCTACAACGAAGAAGAAACCCTTCCCATTTTATGGGAACGTTTAACAAAAACTATGGATGCGTATGCACAAAAAAATAACACATCTTATGAAATTATTTTTACCAATGATGGAAGTAAAGATCGGTCCGCTCTTATTCTCAAATCATATTTTGATTTAAGACCCCATCAAGTTCGTATCATTGAATTTAATGGCAATTTTGGACAACATATGGCGATTCTCGCAGCTTTCGAGCGCGTTAGAGGACAAATTATTGTTAATTTAGATGCCGACCTTCAAAATCCTCCTGAGGAAATTCCTAAAGTTCTTTCCAAAATGAATGAGGGATATGATTACGTCGGAAGTTATAGAGATGGACGAAAAGATAATATTTTTAGAACCTATTCGTCACGTCTTATGAATAAGATTAGGGGTCTTATTACAGATATTGTAATGACAGATCAAGGATGTATGCTTAGAGCTTATTCAAGAGAAATTGTGGATGAAATTGCACGTCTTCATGAAAGTTCAACTTTTATTCCTGCTCTTGCTTATAAGTTGGCCGGCCATCCTACAGAAATTCCTGTAAGACATGATCCAAGAGCCGCAGGAGATTCGAAATACAGTCTTTATAAACTTATCCGGGTTACCTTTGATCTCATGACAAGTTTTTCGCTTGTTCCTCTTCAATTATTTACATTCTGCGGGTTTATTGTCTCATTTTTAAGTGGACTTCTCGTCATTTATCTCTTTATCCGCAGATTAACGATAGGCCCTGAAGCTGAAGGTGTCTTTACGCTTTTTGCCATTCTTTATTTTTTAATTGGGCTTCTTTTGGTAGGAATTGGGATTATGGGAGAGTATCTTGGACGCGTTTTTCAAGTGTCTTCCAAAAGACGTGGCTTTCAGATCCGAAAGGTTTATGAAAAGCTCGATTAAATAGACCATTTTGCATCAAACAAGTTCTGGCAGATTCGCTGAAAAATATCTTCAAATGGTGTTTTGGTCATTTTATGGCTCTTCCCATTTTTTTGCTCTAGCATCATCAGAAATTTGATAGAACTCTTTATGTTATCCTCTTCTCAGCCTTCTGGCCAGTCTCTTGATGAGCACGAAGGGCTGCCAGCAGGCGTTACGAAATGACGTTTACCAGGACGTTGCCCTGACGTGAATACTTCATAGGTACCAGGTGGCAGAGGACGTGATGAAGAAGATGAAGCACGCTTTGTGCCAGAAGAGAATGACCTTGAAGAATTACTTTCATATCTATCTGATTCAAAGAGAGAACGGATAAATTCTTTTCCTTCTCGTTCTTTTTCTTCCAATCTTTTCTGATGTTCCTTAGATTGGATTGCCTTCCTTAACGTAGGGGCATCACCAAACTCTGCCATAAAAACTCCCAAACTTCTTGCCTTCTTTCTTAGGTCTTGTAATTCCTCATATTCTTTTTGCTCTCTTTGCCGTCTTTTTTGATCTTTTTTATCTTGAATTTCTCTTTTTAATGTATCTGCAGTCATATGATTTACCCCTGTAATGCCCAAACTTTCAGCATATTTTCGGGTTTTTTCCAGTTTTTCTTCATCTATACGTCTTCTTCTTTCTGCATATTCTTGGCGCGTTTCTTTATGTCCTCCCCTCCCTCCTCTAAAAGAAATTTTACTTCTCTCTCCATAGGCACTTTTTCCTTTTGGGTTATAGGACGTAGCAGGACTATATGCGTGATCAACACTCATACTTCTAAATTTAGAAAACATACCATCCGCTTGTTCATCTCCTTGGACAGAAGAACTTGTATCTCTAACTCGTAGCATTGCCCAAGTTGCTTCCGAAAAACTTATTAAACTTATAAAAAAACGATAATAAATTTTAATTTCATTATCATGACCTTTCATATTAAAAAATATAAACTACAATATTTGAAACGTAGATCAAAGATTAGAGAGTTTTAGGACCACAATTTCAAGTAACAGAACATCGTCTTGATTTATTTTTTAATAATTCTATCTTTAAATTTTTAAATTTTCAAGTATGGTTTCTTGTAACAAAAAATTCCCAAAGTAAAAAATAAGAAAGGATATAATAATGATAGAAAATTATGTTAAGTTTAAATCTGATCTATAAGTATGTAAGAGCTCTTTAAGATCCTTTATATACTGATCTAGGGCCTCTTTATGTTTACCTTCGTTTAAAAGTGTTAAAGCTTGAGAAGAAGTTATACTGATCTCTTGCAAAGCATCCTCATTTTGATATTCAGCTGCTTTAAAAAACCACGGTGCTGCGTCTATTTTTTTGTCCATCATCCAAAGAGCTTGTGCATAAAGAGATTGAGCTTTCCCATTATCTTCTTTTAGGGCAACCTTTAAAGACTCGTCTTCTTTAAAAAGTGGAGCTAAATCTTGTATAATTTTGTTAATATTAGGATGTAAATCAACGACTAAAGCAAATTCTGCATCCTGAATTGTTTGTTGTATTTTATCTATATCCTGCTTCATATCTGTTCTTTTCCGAATCCCACTTTTTGTTGAACAGTTTTTTCTTTTTCGATTTATTTGTGAGCCTGTGTCATGTGGCTCCAAAGTGTCCATTGCTTTGATCTCAAAATTCATAAAAATTAATGTTAAAAAAGCTATAAAATATCTTTTCATTCCAAATTTCATCCTCTTTACAGAGCCTATTTTCTAGGTAACTTTTTTAAATCAGCAGAAGTTATTTGTAGCACCCAAGAGGGTAATTTGTTAAAAGAATTTGGATGAACGGCTTCTTCAGAAACAGGTT
It encodes:
- a CDS encoding glycosyltransferase, with the protein product MTKILSDKPLKKSTKTKLSSERTPFKPEISIVVPIYNEEETLPILWERLTKTMDAYAQKNNTSYEIIFTNDGSKDRSALILKSYFDLRPHQVRIIEFNGNFGQHMAILAAFERVRGQIIVNLDADLQNPPEEIPKVLSKMNEGYDYVGSYRDGRKDNIFRTYSSRLMNKIRGLITDIVMTDQGCMLRAYSREIVDEIARLHESSTFIPALAYKLAGHPTEIPVRHDPRAAGDSKYSLYKLIRVTFDLMTSFSLVPLQLFTFCGFIVSFLSGLLVIYLFIRRLTIGPEAEGVFTLFAILYFLIGLLLVGIGIMGEYLGRVFQVSSKRRGFQIRKVYEKLD
- a CDS encoding DegT/DnrJ/EryC1/StrS family aminotransferase, translated to MRAAEEKPFLPFSKPTFNEDEIQEVIQCLKSGWITTGPRVQKFEEDLKNYLNCPYVLSLASGTAGLYIALKALNLQEEDEVITTAFTFVATLNTIVMAGGKPILVDIDPKTYNIDISKIEEAITSKTRVILPVHFAGLSVDLDPLYDLAKKYNLVVIEDAAQAIGTCYKNKRIGAFGDMQVFSFHPNKNITTIEGGALSLHHDRFLKKLSTARFHGIDRDIWDRFTKKGSQHYDVVEPALKFNMSDVQAGIGIHQLKKLENFIDQRAKLATRYLEKLNAWPELILPPHLQNFEHKHSWHLFAPCLNIEYVGFSRDDLIQKMKDLGIGIGLHYDAPHLFTYYQKNFGYKVGDFPNSEWVSERIFSLPLFPLMSEEDQDRVIESLSIIFNKNI